In Juglans microcarpa x Juglans regia isolate MS1-56 chromosome 8D, Jm3101_v1.0, whole genome shotgun sequence, the following are encoded in one genomic region:
- the LOC121242470 gene encoding UPF0481 protein At3g47200-like, translating to MEDEGEEFETSNEQSNCGSTLNVVLDPTFGNIGHEEAAANSGIGGEEDDNPNYEESQSRIVVPEHAIRILDNERQNHVIISGSGWSTLKVPVPMFKVDKGAYVPMIVSIGPFHHNEPSLQAMQTQKRQFLDRLIRNRTGQPSLEKCLKNAMRELEEKTRDFYAYDFQAIKPDDFVHMMLLDGCFIVELLRLYEKKYVGEPFFKTRWMRTNISRDLLLLENQLPMFVLQKIFELTTLTGEETLNMLALRFFEPLRIGKDKFETWTLNKHANGEYIHLLALFHSTLISGDNICPPKPAKSEKKKSHLKLPGKGWVHNAKTLSYAGIKFQKNSGSILNIQLKGKTLKIPTIVIDDSTNPVLRNLIAYEQNNCDVDPYFCCLALFLDSIMDTVEDVKILRDVEIIKHAMGGDQEVANLFNRLTKELVFDIDEEDCYMTKQIEKINRLCQMHEIKVRIRRLLTRLNLNGLIHTCFSILITVLLIMMQARLNNSNDNFSNTQESPPPLSSLSPF from the exons atggaagatgAGGGAGAGGAATTTGAAACCAGTAACGAACAATCAAATTGTGGGAGTACTTTAAATGTAGTTTTGGACCCAACTTTCGGCAATATTGGTCATGAAGAAGCAGCTGCTAATTCTGGCATtggtggagaagaagatgacaaTCCAAATTATGAAGAGAGTCAATCAAGAATAGTTGTTCCTGAGCATGCTATCCGAATCCTGGATAATGAGAGACAAAATCATGTTATCATTAGCGGATCAGGATGGTCAACATTGAAGGTTCCTGTACCTATGTTCAAAGTCGACAAAGGAGCTTACGTCCCCATGATTGTCTCCATTGGTCCATTTCATCATAATGAACCAAGTCTACAAGCCATGCAAACTCAAAAACGGCAGTTTCTTGATCGCCTAATTCGAAACCGAACAGGGCAGCCTAGCCTTGAAAAATGTCTTAAAAATGCCATGAGAGAATTGGAGGAAAAGACAAGAGATTTTTATGCATATGACTTTCAGGCTATAAAACCTGATGATTTTGTGCACATGATGCTCCTCGACGGTTGCTTCATTGTAGAACTCCTGCGTTTATACGAG AAAAAATATGTGGGGGAGCCCTTTTTCAAAACACGTTGGATGCGGACAAATATCTCTCGTGATTTGCTTTTGCTTGAGAACCAACTCCCTATGTTTGTGCTGCAGAAGATTTTTGAACTTACTACCTTGACGGGGGAGGAAACTCTGAATATGCTTGCTCTCAGGTTTTTTGAACCCTTGAGGATTGGGAAGGACAAATTTGAAACATGGACGTTGAACAAGCACGCCAATGGCGAGTATATACATCTATTAGCTTTGTTTCACTCTACTTTAATTTCAGGGGATAATATATGCCCGCCGAAGCCTGcaaagagtgaaaagaaaaaatcacatCTTAAGCTTCCTGGGAAAGGTTGGGTGCATAATGCCAAAACACTTAGTTATGCTGGTATTAAGTTCCAAAAAAATTCTGGTAGCATTCTCAACATACAGCTTAAAGGCAAAACGTTAAAGATTCCAACTATTGTCATCGATGATAGCACCAACCCTGTGTTGAGGAACTTGATAGCCTATGAACAGAACAACTGCGATGTAGATCCATATTTTTGCTGTCTGGCGTTGTTCTTGGATAGCATAATGGATACGGTCGAGGATGTCAAGATTCTTCGTGATGTCGAGATTATTAAACATGCAATGGGTGGAGACCAGGAGGTGGCGAATCTTTTCAATAGACTCACTAAAGAGCTAGTGTTTGATATTGATGAAGAGGATTGCTACATGACCAAGCAAATCGAAAAGATCAACCGTCTTTGTCAAATGCACGAAATCAAAGTTCGAATTCGCCGTCTTCTCACTAGGCTGAATTTGAATGGATTAATCCACACATGCTTTTCCATCTTGATCACAGTCTTACTAATCATGATGCAAGCACGGCTTAATAATTCAAATGACAACTTCTCAAATACTCAGGAATCGCCTCCACCTTTGTCTTCACTATCACCATTTTGA